Proteins from one Fragaria vesca subsp. vesca linkage group LG6, FraVesHawaii_1.0, whole genome shotgun sequence genomic window:
- the LOC101303723 gene encoding uncharacterized protein LOC101303723 has protein sequence MFGKRYRSSAEWWSKNQNRFMTTSKRVQDRSKMKRVHDLEVVTEKWKIASKVLFLMELLKKELEMIMPVRSLDKFRAQISLPKPHRMSDFIRKSPKLFELYKDRRGVLWCGMTEQAEELVEEEDRILEEHQDKAAEYVTRFLMMSVDKRLRVDKIAHYRRDFALPNDFRTTWVHKYPQYFRLVRDNEDIEYLELVSWNPAWAITELEKKTMGVTDASAHTPGLLTLPFPLKFPPNYKKRVYKYRGALDHFQKRSYLSPYADARGLKAGSKEFDKRAVAIMHELLSFTVEKRLVTDHLTHFRQELVMPQKLMRLFLKHFGIFYVSERGKRFSVFLTEAYEGSELIEKCPLVIWKEKVQSLIGYRKKKKIETFTDMSDMEDSSLYRSSSESESDSEEESIHLEDNSHTDNSEMEIDEVFRAYEDSKTS, from the coding sequence ATGTTTGGGAAGAGATACCGGTCCTCCGCGGAGTGGTGGTCAAAGAATCAGAACCGGTTCATGACCACCAGTAAGCGTGTGCAGGACAGGAGCAAAATGAAGAGGGTTCATGATCTTGAGGTTGTGACTGAGAAATGGAAGATAGCATCCAAGGTGTTGTTCTTGATGGAGTTACTGAAGAAGGAGCTGGAAATGATAATGCCGGTGAGGTCATTGGACAAGTTCCGTGCGCAGATTAGTCTTCCTAAGCCGCATAGGATGTCTGATTTCATTAGGAAATCTCCGAAACTGTTTGAGTTGTATAAGGACCGTAGGGGAGTTTTGTGGTGTGGGATGACTGAGCAAGCTGAGGAGTTGGTTGAGGAAGAGGATAGGATACTTGAGGAGCATCAAGATAAGGCTGCTGAGTATGTTACGCGATTTCTTATGATGTCTGTTGATAAGCGGCTTCGAGTTGACAAGATTGCTCATTACAGGAGAGACTTCGCTCTTCCTAATGATTTTAGGACTACCTGGGTGCATAAGTATCCACAATACTTTAGACTGGTCCGGGATAATGAAGACATTGAATACTTGGAACTTGTTTCTTGGAATCCTGCTTGGGCTATAACGGAGTTGGAGAAGAAGACAATGGGGGTTACTGATGCCAGTGCTCATACCCCTGGATTGCTGACACTCCCGTTTCCTTTGAAGTTCCCTCCCAATTACAAGAAGAGAGTGTACAAGTATCGGGGAGCACTTGATCATTTTCAGAAAAGGTCTTATTTGTCACCTTATGCAGATGCCAGGGGACTCAAAGCCGGGTCGAAAGAATTTGACAAGAGGGCAGTGGCTATTATGCATGAGCTTCTTAGCTTTACTGTAGAGAAGAGATTGGTGACTGATCACCTCACTCACTTCAGACAGGAACTTGTGATGCCCCAAAAGCTTATGAGACTATTTCTGAAGCATTTTGGCATTTTTTATGTCTCGGAGAGGGGGAAGAGATTTAGTGTCTTCTTGACAGAAGCTTATGAAGGTTCAGAGCTCATTGAGAAGTGCCCTTTGGTTATTTGGAAGGAAAAAGTTCAGAGCCTTATTGGTTACAGGAAAAAGAAAAAGATCGAGACTTTTACTGACATGTCAGACATGGAGGACAGTAGTTTATATAGGAGCAGTTCTGAAAGTGAAAGTGATTCTGAAGAAGAGAGCATTCACTTGGAGGATAACTCACATACAGATAATTCTGAAATGGAGATTGACGAGGTTTTCAGAGCTTACGAGGACTCTAAAACATCTTAG
- the LOC101297279 gene encoding uncharacterized protein LOC101297279 has product MNHLTKWLMKDQEEAVTRNQRKSMMMSAAALQIQDLEEEDSQWGGSSKGRSYTARNRKIMDQRLKALYFTDPCRMIHDVANYDPYFVQGRDATGRVGLSTEQKLTCAMRQLAYGVTVDFFDDYMDIAESTAIEILEHFTRAIWNVYHEHYLRRPTSADLRRLLDKAAERGFPGMIGSLDCMHWQWKNCPTGWGGQYTSYKGKPTIILEAVASYDTWIWHAYFGLPGSLNDINVLGQSPLFNDVARGETPQVSYEVQNRHYGQCYYLVDDIYPKWASFVQAIKNLRTSQTKHFTRMQEAYRKDVERAFVILQARWAIIRGPARGWSKENLQFIMMTCIILHNMIVEDEHDEDAAEPFDPNDIPTIPKRHTYMTESLIKTPLLIAIQTG; this is encoded by the exons ATGAATCATTTGACAAAATGGTTAATGAAAGATCAAGAAGAGGCCGTTACGAGAAACCAACGAAAATCCATGATGATGTCTGCTGCTGCCTTGCAAATCCAAGATCTGGAAGAAGAGGATTCACAATGGGGTGGTTCTTCGAAAGGTCGTTCGTATACTGCCAGAAACAGAAAGATCATGGATCAACGTCTGAAGGCTTTATACTTCACAGATCCATGCAG GATGATACACGACGTGGCCAACTACGATCCATATTTTGTTCAAGGAAGAGATGCGACTGGGAGAGTCGGCCTATCCACTGAACAAAAGCTTACATGCGCCATGAGACAACTCGCATATGGGGTCACAGTCGACTTCTTTGATGATTACATGGATATTGCAGAATCCACTGCCATCGAGATTTTGGAACACTTCACCAGAGCAATATGGAATGTGTACCATGAGCATTATCTCCGCCGACCAACATCAGCTGATCTGCGACGACTTCTCGACAAGGCAGCAGAAAGAGGATTTCCAGGAATGATCGGGAGCCTCGATTGTATGCACTGGCAGTGGAAAAATTGTCCCACCGGATGGGGAGGCCAGTATACTAGCTATAAGGGGAAACCAACAATCATCTTGGAGGCAGTGGCATCCTACGATACTTGGATTTGGCACGCCTACTTCGGCCTTCCAGGTTCCCTAAACGATATTAATGTCCTTGGACAGTCACCTTTGTTTAATGATGTGGCTCGTGGTGAAACTCCTCAGGTGAGCTATGAAGTACAAAATAGGCATTATGGGCAATGTTATTATCTTGTTGATGACATTTACCCAAAATGGGCCTCATTTGTTCAAGCAATCAAAAACCTGAGGACGTCGCAGACAAAACATTTCACAAGGATGCAAGAAGCATACAGAAAAGATGTGGAGAGAGCTTTTGTTATTCTTCAAGCTCGTTGGGCAATCATAAGAGGGCCAGCTCGTGGATGGAGTAAGGAGAATCTTCAGTTCATCATGATGACGTGCATTATCTTGCATAATATGATTGTTGAAGATGAGCATGATGAAGATGCAGCTGAGCCATTTGATCCAAATGACATTCCCACCATACCAAAAAGGCACACATATATGACAGAATCCCTGATCAAGACACCTCTGTTGATTGCAATCCAAACCGGCTAA